In one Legionella clemsonensis genomic region, the following are encoded:
- the fabF gene encoding beta-ketoacyl-ACP synthase II: protein MIKRRVVVTGLGMLTPVGLNAEQTWRNILAGKSGVGMVEGFDTTDYPTKIWAKVKNFNIEDYVPLKEARKMDVFTQYGIVAAEEALADSGLVIDEQLSLRAGVAVGAGIGGIETITNNQDKLVAGGPRKVSPFFIPAGIINMVAGQISIKHQLKGPNISVVTACTTGTHNIGLAGRMIAYGDADVMVCGGAEMTTTPLCLAGFSAVRSLSKRNDEPEKASRPWDKDRDGFVMGEGAGILILEEYEHAKARDAKIYAELVGFGMSGDAYHITAPDEDADGATRAMEAAVKDSHIDVSEIDYINAHGTSTYLNDLNETKAVKRLFKDHAYKLAISSTKSMTGHLLGAAGAVEAIFSVLAIKDQIAPPTINLDNPDEGCDLNYVPHRPQEMRINYALSNSLGFGGTNGSLIFKRV, encoded by the coding sequence TTGATTAAGCGGCGTGTTGTTGTTACCGGCCTGGGAATGCTAACTCCGGTCGGTTTAAATGCAGAGCAAACCTGGCGTAATATTCTAGCGGGTAAAAGCGGTGTTGGCATGGTTGAAGGTTTTGACACTACTGACTATCCCACTAAAATATGGGCTAAGGTAAAAAACTTTAATATTGAAGACTATGTGCCGCTCAAGGAAGCTCGGAAGATGGATGTATTCACCCAATACGGTATAGTGGCCGCAGAGGAGGCCCTTGCCGATTCGGGATTGGTTATTGATGAACAGCTTTCTTTAAGAGCTGGTGTTGCGGTTGGTGCTGGAATCGGCGGTATTGAAACCATTACCAACAATCAAGATAAGTTGGTGGCTGGCGGACCACGTAAAGTATCGCCATTTTTTATCCCTGCAGGCATTATCAATATGGTAGCAGGGCAGATTTCAATTAAACATCAATTAAAAGGACCTAATATTTCCGTGGTTACTGCTTGTACCACTGGAACTCACAATATTGGTTTGGCCGGACGTATGATTGCTTATGGGGATGCTGATGTTATGGTATGCGGTGGTGCAGAAATGACGACTACCCCTCTATGCTTGGCCGGATTTTCAGCAGTTCGCTCTTTATCCAAGAGAAATGATGAACCCGAAAAGGCTTCCCGTCCGTGGGATAAGGATCGTGATGGGTTCGTAATGGGAGAGGGTGCAGGTATTTTAATCCTTGAAGAATATGAACACGCTAAGGCGCGTGACGCCAAAATTTATGCAGAATTAGTTGGATTCGGTATGTCTGGTGATGCTTATCATATCACCGCTCCCGATGAGGATGCTGATGGTGCTACTCGTGCTATGGAAGCTGCAGTAAAAGATTCTCATATTGATGTGAGTGAGATTGATTATATCAATGCACATGGCACTTCAACCTACTTAAATGATTTAAATGAGACAAAAGCAGTAAAACGTCTTTTTAAGGACCATGCCTATAAGTTGGCTATTAGTTCAACAAAATCGATGACAGGACACTTGTTAGGTGCTGCCGGTGCAGTAGAAGCTATTTTTAGTGTGCTTGCTATTAAAGATCAGATAGCGCCTCCAACAATTAATCTGGATAATCCTGACGAAGGCTGCGATTTAAATTATGTGCCTCATCGACCTCAGGAAATGCGTATCAATTACGCATTAAGTAATTCCCTGGGCTTTGGTGGTACTAATGGAAGTTTAATATTTAAGCGAGTGTAA
- the mltG gene encoding endolytic transglycosylase MltG, with amino-acid sequence MKHWLKTIILGGIILSLISFSLVGSYLYLLLKKPMMTGNLPVIVSVNKNTSAASFIHTLQSKHLIDSGRLLLTFIRIRGLAPHLKAGIYEVLPGDTVQQFLNKVVAGQVLIASFSIIEGTTVSQIKANLNSAQFLNYNDSDWLKIEGNYANPEGLLLADTYNYAAGSDAAQLLKLANQKLMQYLDNCWNNRSPGLPYKSPYELLIVASILEKESSLPAERKLIAGVVVNRLKKNMPLQMDPTVIYALGINYQGKLTHANLAVNSPYNTYRYRGLPPTPIAMVGRDAIEAAAHPQFTDYLYFVAKGDGSHQFSVSYEEQKKAIARLKTKGLS; translated from the coding sequence ATGAAACACTGGCTTAAGACAATTATACTGGGGGGTATTATTCTCAGTTTAATTAGCTTCTCATTAGTCGGTTCTTATCTTTATCTTTTACTTAAAAAACCCATGATGACTGGTAATCTGCCAGTCATTGTGTCAGTTAATAAAAATACTTCTGCAGCCTCTTTTATTCATACCCTGCAATCCAAACATTTAATAGATTCCGGTCGTCTATTGTTAACATTTATTCGCATAAGGGGTTTGGCGCCGCATTTAAAAGCAGGAATTTATGAAGTACTTCCAGGTGACACTGTGCAACAATTTCTTAATAAAGTGGTTGCAGGACAAGTTCTGATTGCATCATTCAGTATTATTGAAGGAACTACAGTTAGCCAGATAAAAGCTAACCTAAATAGTGCCCAGTTTTTAAATTATAACGACAGTGACTGGTTAAAGATTGAGGGTAACTATGCTAATCCAGAGGGTTTATTGCTTGCCGATACCTATAATTACGCTGCGGGTAGTGATGCCGCACAGCTACTCAAGCTTGCAAATCAGAAATTAATGCAGTATTTGGATAACTGCTGGAATAACCGTTCTCCAGGGTTACCCTATAAATCTCCCTATGAATTACTTATTGTCGCCTCTATTCTAGAAAAAGAAAGCTCCTTACCCGCAGAAAGAAAACTGATTGCAGGTGTTGTAGTTAACCGTTTGAAGAAAAATATGCCTTTACAGATGGATCCAACGGTTATTTATGCATTAGGAATCAATTACCAGGGGAAATTAACCCATGCGAATTTAGCAGTTAACTCGCCCTACAATACTTATCGCTATCGCGGCTTGCCTCCCACACCTATTGCAATGGTGGGTAGAGATGCTATAGAGGCAGCAGCGCATCCACAATTTACCGATTATCTCTATTTTGTTGCAAAGGGTGATGGTTCACATCAATTTTCAGTCAGTTATGAGGAACAAAAGAAAGCTATCGCTCGTCTAAAAACCAAAGGATTATCATGA
- the tmk gene encoding dTMP kinase, which produces MMTKQGRFIVVEGLEGAGKSTAIQTIKRYLENHVPNVLLTREPGGTRVGEMIRTIIKEEVDGEILDSRAELLLLYAARVQLVEQVIRPALNQGYWVLADRFELSTFAYQGGGRHLDEDMISTLSTFCLRGFKPDLIFFLDIEPEQGLNRVRQRGASDRMEQESLLFFTNVYNSYQRMIKAMNNVVCIDASQPMNIVQQSIITQLETFIAHNASV; this is translated from the coding sequence ATCATGACAAAACAAGGGCGTTTTATTGTGGTTGAAGGCCTTGAGGGAGCCGGAAAATCCACGGCCATTCAAACGATTAAGCGATATTTGGAAAATCATGTTCCTAATGTGCTGCTAACAAGAGAACCAGGGGGTACTCGTGTTGGAGAAATGATTAGAACAATCATTAAGGAAGAAGTTGATGGTGAGATACTCGACTCTCGTGCCGAATTACTTTTACTTTATGCAGCTAGAGTGCAATTAGTCGAGCAAGTGATACGACCTGCCTTAAATCAAGGTTACTGGGTTCTGGCTGACCGATTTGAATTATCAACATTTGCCTATCAAGGTGGCGGCAGACACCTTGATGAAGACATGATTTCAACCTTATCTACATTCTGTTTACGAGGATTTAAACCAGATTTAATTTTCTTTCTGGATATTGAGCCAGAACAAGGTCTCAATCGTGTACGACAACGTGGCGCTTCTGATCGCATGGAGCAAGAATCACTTCTATTTTTTACGAATGTCTATAATAGTTACCAGCGTATGATTAAGGCGATGAACAATGTAGTTTGCATTGATGCTAGTCAGCCAATGAATATCGTGCAACAATCCATAATCACACAACTTGAAACATTTATAGCCCACAATGCAAGTGTTTAA
- the holB gene encoding DNA polymerase III subunit delta' — protein sequence MQVFNSSEVDSPLAFWWEQFRTIYERQYLPHALLLIGPQHAGLIAFSYKMASVVLCSQDNKPCGKCKSCRLLQAKEHPDVTQLQPEKVGGVIKIDQIRDLQTVAFTSPQLGGKRIIIIHPAEKMNVAAANALLKLLEEPPSCLLFILIAEQVSTVLPTILSRCQQWRFSNNESTSIDDLTIGEHYHSESERGKIFSYLTTILQDLLDLKNRTTSVCKIATKWLTYEFNELIWLLYLLNSQLIQTRLAGSLPEKSWSSQVYQLSQCFHPVCLFHQLDELNHITKKLNQNISINQTLVLEHLLLGYTQC from the coding sequence ATGCAAGTGTTTAACTCTTCGGAAGTAGATTCGCCTCTCGCGTTTTGGTGGGAGCAATTTCGTACTATTTATGAAAGACAATATTTACCGCATGCGCTTTTATTAATTGGTCCACAGCATGCAGGTTTAATTGCTTTTTCTTACAAGATGGCGTCTGTTGTATTGTGTTCTCAAGATAATAAACCTTGTGGAAAATGCAAATCCTGTCGCTTGCTGCAGGCAAAAGAGCATCCCGATGTCACTCAATTGCAGCCTGAAAAAGTAGGCGGTGTGATTAAAATTGATCAAATCCGTGATCTACAAACGGTAGCGTTTACCTCACCTCAGTTAGGTGGCAAAAGGATAATTATTATCCATCCCGCCGAGAAAATGAATGTTGCTGCGGCAAATGCTTTATTAAAACTGTTAGAAGAGCCGCCTTCTTGTTTGCTTTTTATATTAATTGCTGAGCAAGTTAGTACGGTATTGCCCACTATATTAAGTCGTTGCCAACAGTGGCGATTTTCCAATAATGAAAGCACCAGTATAGATGACCTGACTATAGGCGAACATTATCACTCTGAAAGTGAACGAGGAAAAATTTTTAGCTACCTTACGACAATACTGCAAGATTTATTGGATTTGAAAAATAGAACAACTTCCGTCTGTAAGATAGCTACTAAATGGCTAACGTATGAATTTAATGAGTTAATCTGGCTGCTTTATTTGCTAAATTCTCAGCTTATTCAGACGCGATTGGCTGGAAGTTTGCCCGAGAAAAGTTGGTCTTCACAAGTTTATCAGCTCTCCCAATGCTTTCATCCTGTTTGTCTGTTTCATCAGCTCGACGAACTGAACCACATAACAAAAAAGTTGAACCAAAACATTAGCATTAATCAAACCCTGGTGTTGGAGCATTTGTTATTGGGGTATACGCAGTGCTAA
- a CDS encoding TatD family hydrolase: MLVDSHCHLNFIDLTEFNNDLKNVFAAARDNDVEHFLCVCVELNDYPALRNIADNYPDVSISVGIHPNSAIAQEPDASSLCELSKHSACIAIGETGLDYYRTEEVAAQEQQRERFRNHIQAAIASSKPLIVHTRQAAEDTLKLMREEKADEIGGVMHCFAEDWEIAKRALDLNFYISLSGIITFKNATTLHEVAKKVPVDRLLIETDSPYLAPVPFRGKQNHPALVKHVAIALSELRQISYEEIASHTTANFYKCFRFDR; encoded by the coding sequence ATGCTCGTTGATTCTCATTGCCACCTCAATTTTATTGATTTGACAGAATTTAATAATGATTTAAAAAATGTATTTGCTGCGGCACGTGATAATGATGTTGAACATTTTTTATGTGTGTGTGTAGAACTGAATGACTATCCTGCACTTCGCAACATAGCAGACAATTATCCTGACGTAAGTATTTCAGTAGGTATTCATCCAAACAGTGCCATTGCTCAAGAGCCGGATGCAAGCTCTTTGTGTGAACTATCGAAGCATTCTGCCTGTATTGCTATTGGTGAGACGGGGCTTGATTATTATCGAACTGAAGAAGTAGCAGCCCAGGAGCAACAAAGAGAGCGTTTTCGTAATCACATACAAGCAGCTATCGCTTCATCAAAGCCCTTAATTGTTCATACACGCCAAGCGGCTGAAGATACGCTAAAACTCATGAGAGAGGAAAAAGCGGATGAAATAGGTGGGGTAATGCATTGCTTCGCAGAGGATTGGGAAATTGCCAAACGGGCTCTGGATTTAAATTTTTATATTTCTCTCTCTGGAATTATCACCTTTAAAAATGCTACTACCCTTCATGAAGTGGCAAAAAAAGTACCTGTAGACCGTTTACTCATTGAAACAGACTCCCCTTATCTTGCACCGGTTCCATTCCGAGGGAAGCAAAATCATCCTGCACTCGTAAAGCATGTAGCAATCGCGTTAAGTGAACTACGTCAGATAAGCTACGAGGAAATTGCGTCTCATACGACGGCTAATTTTTATAAATGCTTTAGGTTTGATCGATAA
- a CDS encoding multidrug effflux MFS transporter encodes MQDKEYKKTPFLLLGSLSTFSLLTFDLYQPALPAITSYFNTTHELGQLTLSLFFFVFGFSQLIWGPLIDYFGRRITLRLSLILFFLATLGCIISVNIEMLIAARVLQGFSICCAYIVAFSASRDEEDSTDRARVLSHISMLVSVSPIFAPLLGSLIFIHYGWQATFILMELIAIFIFIFAEKTLRESAHWRKTDIGFLWQTSLNNYKKILSHRRLWICIILVTASYSCVMIVVINAAYIVIDNLNFSPLLFSILFGSNGVVLILGNYIGIKLREKKSLVWNIRLGSLIMSSSSTLMIAIFYSQGLTLAALAPTLLVNLGVSLTNPPAFALALTDYPHEAGTATALLNTIRMTCSAIVGGVTGILVAFNTSVLALGLFFCSSICMLCSFYMDE; translated from the coding sequence ATGCAGGATAAAGAATATAAGAAAACACCTTTTTTACTTTTAGGAAGTCTCTCAACATTTTCTTTATTGACCTTTGATTTGTATCAACCAGCACTTCCTGCGATAACCAGCTACTTCAATACGACTCATGAACTTGGCCAGTTAACCTTGAGTTTATTTTTTTTCGTTTTTGGATTTTCGCAATTAATTTGGGGACCACTCATTGATTATTTCGGTCGTAGAATCACCTTACGGCTTAGCCTAATTCTTTTTTTCCTGGCCACCCTTGGTTGTATTATTTCAGTAAACATAGAAATGCTAATTGCTGCTCGTGTACTGCAAGGATTTTCAATTTGCTGTGCATATATTGTTGCTTTTTCTGCCTCGAGGGATGAAGAGGATAGTACCGATAGAGCAAGAGTATTGTCTCATATTTCCATGCTCGTTTCCGTTTCCCCTATTTTTGCCCCGCTACTTGGCTCACTGATTTTTATTCATTATGGATGGCAAGCCACGTTTATTCTTATGGAGCTTATAGCTATCTTTATTTTTATCTTCGCAGAAAAAACGCTACGAGAATCAGCGCATTGGAGAAAAACAGACATCGGCTTTTTATGGCAGACTTCTCTTAATAATTATAAAAAAATATTATCTCATCGACGATTGTGGATTTGCATTATACTTGTTACTGCTTCTTATTCCTGTGTGATGATAGTCGTAATTAATGCTGCCTACATCGTTATTGATAATTTAAACTTTTCGCCCCTACTTTTTTCAATTCTTTTTGGAAGCAATGGAGTTGTTCTTATTTTGGGCAACTATATTGGGATTAAATTACGCGAAAAAAAATCGTTGGTTTGGAATATTCGCTTAGGCAGTTTAATAATGAGTTCCAGCTCTACTTTAATGATTGCAATATTTTATAGCCAGGGCTTAACCTTAGCGGCTCTGGCTCCTACTCTGTTAGTCAACTTGGGTGTCAGTTTGACAAATCCCCCGGCATTTGCACTAGCATTAACCGATTATCCCCATGAAGCCGGCACTGCCACTGCGCTCTTAAATACAATAAGAATGACTTGTTCAGCGATAGTGGGTGGAGTTACTGGTATTTTGGTTGCTTTCAACACCAGTGTTTTAGCACTAGGCTTGTTTTTTTGCTCCTCAATCTGCATGTTGTGCAGTTTTTATATGGACGAGTAA
- a CDS encoding anhydro-N-acetylmuramic acid kinase, translating into MDGIDAAMIDLESNYFIAGITQPYSRRVKDFLEQIFQEKLHALSAFSQLNTLLGREFAQAALALIEQVNLPCSSIQAIGSHGQTVCHDATADIPYTVQLGCGHTIAELTGITVVADFRTRDLIVGGQGAPFAPIYHQALFKHYSFPLAVVNVGGIANLSYLSEELTVHGYDTGPGNCLMDAWIKRHLGHAFDKNGEWATSGKVIEPLLTALLQDSYFEKIPPKSIGKEYFSLAWLEHYLQPQYSTVDIQATLLMLTAHTIAHAVALEKMPPSQLLICGGGAHNLALINTLSSLLPNMSVKSTEAYGINPDFIEALMFAWLANKTLTNEALDMRSITGAKRAAILGTIYPAGIDKRNWLRV; encoded by the coding sequence ATGGACGGTATAGATGCAGCAATGATTGATTTAGAGTCAAATTATTTTATTGCAGGAATTACCCAACCTTATAGTCGGAGAGTGAAGGATTTTCTTGAGCAGATATTTCAGGAAAAATTACACGCTTTATCGGCATTCAGCCAATTAAATACCCTTTTGGGAAGAGAATTTGCTCAAGCTGCACTGGCATTAATTGAGCAAGTCAATTTACCTTGTTCCAGTATTCAGGCAATTGGTAGCCATGGACAGACGGTATGCCATGATGCTACAGCAGACATTCCTTATACGGTGCAATTAGGGTGTGGGCATACAATTGCTGAACTTACGGGGATTACTGTAGTCGCAGACTTTAGAACGCGTGATTTAATTGTGGGGGGGCAAGGAGCACCGTTTGCTCCTATTTATCATCAAGCTTTGTTTAAGCATTACTCATTTCCTTTGGCCGTGGTGAATGTGGGTGGTATTGCCAATTTATCTTATCTTTCTGAAGAATTAACAGTGCATGGCTACGATACAGGGCCAGGGAATTGCCTGATGGATGCCTGGATAAAAAGGCATTTAGGACACGCGTTTGACAAAAATGGTGAATGGGCTACTTCAGGAAAGGTTATTGAGCCCTTGTTAACTGCTCTATTGCAGGATTCTTATTTTGAAAAGATACCCCCTAAAAGTATTGGGAAGGAATATTTTTCTCTGGCGTGGCTTGAACATTATTTACAACCGCAATATTCAACTGTTGATATTCAAGCTACTCTGCTAATGCTAACAGCGCATACTATTGCTCATGCTGTTGCTTTGGAAAAAATGCCCCCGTCACAACTCTTAATTTGTGGTGGAGGGGCACATAATCTGGCTCTAATAAATACCTTGAGCTCGCTACTACCAAATATGTCTGTAAAAAGTACAGAGGCTTACGGTATTAATCCTGATTTTATAGAAGCTTTAATGTTTGCCTGGTTAGCCAATAAGACGCTTACTAATGAAGCATTGGATATGCGTTCAATTACAGGCGCCAAGCGCGCTGCAATATTAGGTACAATCTATCCTGCAGGCATTGACAAACGAAATTGGCTTAGGGTGTAA
- a CDS encoding MFS transporter, translating into MMKTFNVSAAGFGIVSAFYFYAYAPMQLPAGLLFDRYGPRKLMTFALILCAVGSFFFASTDSLFTAALGRFLIGIASAFSFIGVLVLVSRWFPPQQFAFLAGIAQLMSSVGAMFGEMPLAALVGQVGWRNASFILALIGLALGALIWFVIRDYPNQPTQSPPKRQLIEEWHRLVNVCKRSYTWLTGAYAFAIWTPIAVFAALWGVPYLQQKYQISVIMASGMCSIIWLGIGIGSPLLGWISDRLYSRRLSLALSSIFGLLATLLLLYVPNVSINWMYAVLFILGFGAGGQTVSFAVVKDNNPPELVGTASGFNNLSVLIGGAIFQPLVGVILHHSSDWSTVNGIPVYPIESYNKALLVMPLCYLVSLIIALFLLKESHPGHTESDSTD; encoded by the coding sequence ATGATGAAGACATTTAATGTTAGTGCGGCGGGGTTTGGTATTGTTTCAGCATTTTATTTCTATGCGTATGCTCCTATGCAGTTGCCTGCCGGATTACTATTTGATCGGTATGGGCCCCGCAAACTAATGACGTTTGCTTTGATACTATGCGCCGTAGGGTCTTTCTTTTTTGCCTCAACAGATAGTCTATTTACTGCCGCGTTGGGTCGCTTTCTTATTGGTATTGCATCAGCATTTTCCTTTATTGGTGTTCTAGTCCTTGTTTCACGCTGGTTTCCACCGCAGCAGTTTGCTTTTTTAGCCGGTATTGCGCAGTTGATGAGCTCTGTAGGTGCCATGTTTGGTGAAATGCCTTTGGCAGCCCTGGTTGGACAAGTCGGGTGGCGAAATGCCAGCTTCATTCTAGCATTGATAGGTTTGGCTTTAGGAGCCCTTATCTGGTTTGTCATTCGTGATTATCCTAATCAACCCACACAAAGTCCTCCAAAGCGGCAACTTATCGAGGAATGGCATCGTTTGGTGAATGTGTGTAAGCGTTCTTATACCTGGCTGACAGGTGCTTATGCATTTGCTATATGGACACCAATAGCGGTTTTTGCTGCGTTATGGGGAGTACCTTATTTGCAACAAAAATATCAGATCAGTGTCATTATGGCTTCGGGCATGTGCAGCATAATATGGCTAGGCATTGGGATTGGTAGCCCTTTATTGGGTTGGATTAGCGATCGTCTCTATAGTCGTCGCTTGTCATTAGCACTTAGTTCAATATTCGGTCTTCTGGCTACCCTTTTATTATTGTATGTACCAAATGTATCAATTAACTGGATGTATGCTGTTTTGTTTATTCTGGGGTTTGGTGCAGGTGGGCAAACCGTTAGCTTTGCGGTGGTGAAAGATAATAATCCTCCTGAGTTAGTAGGAACCGCTTCGGGATTTAATAATCTATCGGTGCTTATAGGTGGCGCTATTTTTCAGCCTTTAGTCGGTGTCATTTTACATCACAGTTCTGATTGGTCCACTGTCAATGGCATTCCTGTCTATCCCATAGAAAGTTATAACAAAGCCTTATTGGTAATGCCGCTTTGTTATTTGGTAAGTTTGATAATTGCACTATTTCTTCTAAAGGAATCTCATCCAGGCCATACAGAATCCGATTCAACGGATTAA
- a CDS encoding arylamine N-acetyltransferase has product MPELTQYLGAIGVELTQEAVLPDLTLLNQIIAAHLKRFPYQNTALYIAGTKGVGQRTVNSLTADALYTQLITNKQPGYCFQNIELLAWALTSLGFQVNRHLVKLVNKLDDQVAFELLSKEEFSHECLIVELDNHQWLIDTAYANNSLRTALKVIPEQQHIGQEQYRFIFDENNFYLETRTKEGWFCLYVIDKQPKTKEEIQVAHQNLIISPKKFPIRDNFLKMGKVTDEKRKTLVFFKENKQGFFKSINNSYYKNKAVSSIEEFAIIAKEKFDITVDDEVKGLFV; this is encoded by the coding sequence ATGCCGGAACTTACCCAATACTTAGGAGCAATTGGAGTAGAGTTAACTCAAGAAGCAGTTCTACCTGATTTAACGTTGTTAAATCAAATTATAGCAGCTCATCTTAAACGTTTTCCTTACCAGAATACTGCTCTCTATATAGCTGGTACGAAGGGCGTTGGACAACGAACAGTAAATAGTTTAACGGCCGATGCCCTCTATACGCAATTAATTACTAATAAGCAACCTGGGTATTGCTTTCAAAATATTGAGCTATTAGCTTGGGCATTGACATCACTTGGTTTTCAGGTAAATCGCCATTTAGTAAAATTAGTCAATAAACTTGATGACCAAGTTGCGTTCGAGCTGCTATCTAAAGAGGAGTTTTCTCATGAATGTCTTATTGTGGAGCTTGATAATCACCAATGGCTAATCGATACCGCTTATGCAAATAACAGCTTGCGGACAGCGTTAAAAGTTATACCCGAACAGCAACACATTGGACAAGAACAGTATCGATTTATTTTTGATGAGAATAATTTTTATCTGGAAACTCGCACTAAAGAGGGGTGGTTTTGCCTCTATGTTATTGATAAACAACCTAAGACAAAAGAGGAAATACAAGTGGCTCATCAAAATCTGATTATAAGTCCCAAAAAATTTCCTATTCGAGATAATTTTTTAAAAATGGGCAAGGTGACGGATGAGAAACGAAAAACTCTTGTTTTTTTTAAAGAAAATAAGCAAGGATTTTTTAAATCCATAAATAATTCTTACTATAAAAATAAAGCCGTTTCTTCAATTGAAGAGTTCGCAATAATTGCCAAAGAAAAATTCGACATAACAGTGGACGATGAAGTTAAGGGGCTTTTCGTTTAA
- a CDS encoding tetratricopeptide repeat protein — translation MKTQRGLAVTTDSVQVIESINNFHHQILGSGNNAIAILDAAREHPENLLLQTYAAAFYLYAQEDTATSIAINYLLQAEKLLGNSNLREKLTYQAIKAWQRLDYDAALTLFYSLLALFPRDTLALKFVEWLFYCTGQAYHAQQFLELCEKCAPVNQDESHFLATHSFALELCGKYSQAKAMAEEAVSLELVTPWAHHTLAHVYLLEGDIQGGIERLQTLKNSWEGILPLLRGHNTWHLALFHLANRDEIKTMALFPQIFGTLPDNLLEQLDAISLLWRMDLAGLPQGPLFNAILAHVGSHPFEHYIGFNNAHFVYCLSKTDPTYAEQALMAMEFHINALPNGKTKDLWIKTFSLCRGIKAFVQNNYQLAAELLEPVIEDCFQLGGSDAQVELYTQTYLLSLLKTRQTNQANRFFLKYLSHYQNTALANYWFHEMS, via the coding sequence ATGAAAACACAACGAGGTTTAGCCGTTACTACGGATTCAGTTCAGGTTATTGAAAGTATCAATAATTTTCATCATCAAATACTTGGTTCTGGAAATAATGCCATTGCTATTCTTGATGCAGCAAGAGAACACCCTGAAAATTTGTTGTTGCAAACTTATGCTGCTGCATTTTATTTATATGCACAGGAAGACACAGCCACCTCAATAGCAATAAACTATCTTTTACAGGCAGAAAAATTATTAGGCAACAGTAACTTAAGGGAAAAATTAACCTATCAAGCTATTAAGGCATGGCAACGATTGGATTATGATGCGGCGCTTACCTTATTTTATAGTTTGCTAGCACTTTTTCCTCGCGATACCTTGGCTTTAAAATTTGTTGAATGGCTTTTTTATTGTACCGGACAAGCCTATCATGCGCAGCAATTTCTAGAGCTCTGCGAGAAATGTGCTCCAGTTAATCAAGATGAATCTCACTTTTTAGCCACTCATTCTTTTGCTTTAGAGCTTTGTGGGAAATATTCCCAGGCAAAAGCGATGGCTGAGGAAGCAGTGAGCCTCGAGCTTGTTACTCCTTGGGCCCATCACACCTTGGCCCATGTTTACTTGTTAGAAGGTGATATTCAAGGTGGAATCGAGCGGTTGCAAACGCTTAAGAACAGTTGGGAGGGTATTTTGCCCTTATTAAGGGGACATAATACCTGGCATTTAGCCTTGTTTCATTTAGCAAATCGAGATGAAATCAAGACAATGGCGCTTTTTCCTCAGATTTTTGGTACTTTGCCGGATAATTTATTGGAACAGCTTGATGCAATTTCTTTATTATGGCGAATGGATCTTGCTGGATTGCCGCAGGGCCCATTGTTTAATGCCATTTTAGCCCATGTAGGTTCACATCCATTCGAGCATTATATTGGGTTTAATAATGCCCATTTTGTCTATTGCTTATCTAAAACCGATCCTACTTATGCTGAACAAGCTCTTATGGCCATGGAGTTTCATATTAATGCCCTTCCTAATGGTAAGACCAAAGATTTATGGATAAAGACATTTTCTTTATGCCGGGGAATTAAAGCCTTTGTTCAAAACAATTATCAACTCGCTGCTGAACTACTGGAACCTGTCATAGAAGACTGTTTTCAATTAGGTGGAAGTGATGCTCAGGTGGAGCTTTATACACAAACCTATTTGCTTAGCTTGCTTAAAACCCGTCAGACGAATCAAGCGAACCGATTCTTTTTGAAATATTTATCGCATTACCAGAATACTGCTTTAGCAAATTACTGGTTTCATGAGATGAGTTAG